In one window of Electrophorus electricus isolate fEleEle1 chromosome 15, fEleEle1.pri, whole genome shotgun sequence DNA:
- the traf4a gene encoding TNF receptor-associated factor 4a → MPGYDYKFLEKPKRRFQCPLCSKAMREPVQVSTCGHRFCDTCLQEFLSEGVFKCPEDQLPLDYAKIYPDPELEQQILALAIRCIHSEEGCRWTGQMKQLQGHFSTCAFNVIPCPNRCAAKLTRRDLPDHLQHDCPKRKVKCEFCGSEFTGEAFENHQGICPQESVYCENKCGARMIRRLLAQHAVAECPKRTQPCKYCGKEFVYDTIQNHQYHCPRFPVQCPNQCGTPNIAREDLATHVKESCSSALVLCPFKDAGCKHRCPKLAIGRHLEETTKSHLTMMCSLVARQRQEMAELRREMEELSVSHDGVLIWKLSDYSRKLQEAKLHSNHEFFSPPFYTHRYGYKLQVSAFLNGNGSGEGSHLSIYIRVLPGEYDNLLEWPFSYKVTFSILDQSDPSLSKPQHITETFNPDPNWKNFQKPCSSRNSLDESTLGFGYPKFISHEEIRKRNYIRDNSIFLKASIEIPQKILS, encoded by the exons TGAGGGGGTCTTCAAGTGTCCTGAAGACCAGCTCCCACTGGACTACGCCAAG ATCTATCCTGACcctgagctggagcagcagaTCCTGGCTCTGGCTATCCGTTGTATCCACAGTGAGGAAGGCTGTCGGTGGACCGGCCAGATGAAACAGCTGCAG gGCCATTTCTCCACCTGCGCCTTTAACGTGATCCCCTGTCCAAACCGCTGCGCCGCTAAGCTGACCCGCCGTGACCTGCCTGACCACCTGCAGCATGACTGTCCCAAGCGCAAGGTCAAGTGCGAGTTCTGCGGCAGCGAGTTCACAGGAGAAGCCTTCGAG AACCACCAGGGCATCTGTCCCCAGGAGAGCGTGTACTGCGAGAACAAGTGTGGAGCACGCATGATCCGGAGACTCCTAGCACAGCATGCTGTGGCAGAGTGCCCTAAACGCACACAACCCTGCAAGTACTGCGGCAAGGAGTTCGTCTACGATACCATCCAG AATCACCAGTACCACTGCCCCCGCTTCCCCGTGCAGTGCCCCAACCAGTGTGGCACGCCCAACATCGCCCGCGAGGACCTGGCAACCCACGTCAAGGAAAGCTGCAGCAGTGCGCTTGTGCTCTGTCCATTTAAAGATGCTGGCTGCAAGCACCGA TGCCCGAAGCTGGCGATTGGCCGTCACCTGGAGGAGACCACTAAGTCCCACCTGACCATGATGTGCAGCCTGGTGGCACGGCAGCGTCAGGAGATGGCCGAGCTTCGCCGGGAGATGGAGGAGCTGTCTGTCAGCCACGATGGCGTGCTCATCTGGAAGCTCAGTGACTACTCTCGCAAGCTCCAGGAGGCCAAGCTCCATAGCAACCACGAGTTCTTCAGCCCGCCCTTCTACACGCATCGCTATGGCTACAAGCTGCAGGTTTCCGCCTTCCTCAACGGTAACGGCAGCGGCGAGGGATCGCACCTGTCCATCTACATCCGCGTGCTTCCCGGCGAGTACGACAACCTGCTGGAGTGGCCGTTCTCCTACAAGGTGACCTTCTCTATCCTGGACCAGAGTGACCCTTCGCTCTCCAAGCCGCAGCACATCACCGAGACCTTCAACCCAGACCCAAACTGGAAGAACTTCCAGAAACCCTGCAGCAGCCGCAACTCGCTGGACGAGAGCACGCTGGGATTTGGCTACCCCAAGTTTATCTCGCACGAGGAGATCCGCAAGAGGAACTACATCCGTGATAACTCCATCTTCCTGAAGGCTTCCATAGAGATCCCACAGAAGATCCTGTCCTGA